In the Paenibacillus pabuli genome, one interval contains:
- a CDS encoding APC family permease — protein sequence MSQNITLKRNLSLSHVVTMGLAWMSPMIFFTSFGVLHEGSQGMLLAAYVLAFVAILFTAGSYGQMAKAFPVSGSAYTYVSQAMNPFIGFLVGWVILLDYLFSCIVAVLMFGINLHAQFPSIPSPVWIVLLTLIVMTINVIGIKTSANVNKIFVLMQIIFIAGFCAFLVYKAMTQGVSAGFNPLQSVEGVPFSAVLAGASLVCFSFLGFDSITTMAEETRKPEKTIPRAILIIVSVAGIMYFATAYLIQQMYPSFTFTHMDSAGFELMQAIGGGTLASIFTFVVIFSVLAQGMSSMTTVSRLLFVMGRSSLLPRKFSSIHPKFRTPVFNIVLVSVISLAALFISLETAIMFVSFGALTAFLFVNLSVICHYIIREKKRTLQDWIVRMFFPLLGAMFILYLITQLEASSLLLGTGWIALGLLLYANQRMRSSSASKVLPEIEEAM from the coding sequence ATGTCACAAAATATAACACTTAAAAGAAATCTCTCCTTGAGCCATGTGGTGACCATGGGGCTGGCCTGGATGTCTCCCATGATTTTTTTCACAAGTTTCGGCGTTCTGCATGAAGGTTCTCAGGGCATGCTGCTGGCTGCCTACGTCCTTGCTTTTGTAGCCATTTTATTTACAGCTGGCAGCTACGGACAGATGGCCAAGGCTTTTCCTGTGTCAGGTTCCGCATATACCTATGTAAGTCAGGCAATGAATCCGTTTATCGGTTTTCTGGTAGGCTGGGTGATTCTGCTTGATTATCTGTTTTCCTGCATTGTGGCTGTACTCATGTTTGGCATTAATCTTCATGCCCAGTTTCCCTCCATCCCTTCTCCTGTCTGGATTGTGCTTCTTACCCTTATTGTGATGACCATCAACGTGATCGGCATTAAAACGTCAGCAAACGTTAACAAAATCTTCGTTTTGATGCAGATTATATTTATAGCAGGCTTCTGTGCGTTTCTTGTATACAAAGCGATGACACAAGGCGTGTCTGCCGGATTTAATCCTCTTCAGTCCGTGGAAGGCGTTCCTTTCTCCGCCGTACTAGCTGGTGCCTCTCTTGTTTGTTTCTCGTTCCTTGGTTTTGACTCCATCACAACGATGGCAGAAGAAACGCGAAAACCCGAAAAAACGATCCCTCGGGCCATTCTGATTATTGTTAGTGTTGCCGGTATCATGTACTTCGCAACAGCATATTTAATTCAACAGATGTATCCTTCCTTCACGTTTACACATATGGACTCTGCAGGATTCGAATTAATGCAGGCCATAGGCGGAGGAACACTAGCATCCATCTTTACGTTTGTCGTCATTTTCTCCGTACTCGCGCAAGGCATGTCATCTATGACAACCGTTTCAAGGCTGCTGTTTGTCATGGGAAGATCCTCCTTGCTGCCTCGAAAGTTCAGTTCAATTCACCCCAAATTCCGTACTCCTGTGTTCAACATTGTGCTGGTCAGCGTCATTTCCCTGGCTGCATTATTCATCAGTCTGGAGACAGCCATCATGTTTGTCAGCTTTGGTGCGCTAACGGCTTTCCTGTTCGTCAATCTTTCCGTTATCTGTCACTACATCATTCGGGAGAAAAAGCGCACTCTGCAGGACTGGATTGTGAGAATGTTCTTCCCCTTATTGGGAGCTATGTTCATTCTGTATCTCATCACTCAGCTTGAAGCCTCCTCTCTGCTTCTTGGTACAGGCTGGATCGCTCTAGGCCTCCTTCTGTACGCGAATCAGCGAATGAGATCTTCTTCAGCATCCAAGGTGCTGCCAGAGATTGAAGAGGCCATGTGA
- a CDS encoding GNAT family N-acetyltransferase, whose translation MTVKITKCFREDLQKLQEISIETFQDTFQDQNTPENMKVYLEKAFHSEQLERELSNHASEVYFIYFNEELAGYLKVNVNDAQSEKMGEEFLEIERIYIKGEYQNHGLGKHLLNKAMEVANDKNKSKIWLGVWEKNRNAIAFYNKMGFIQTGAHSFYMGDEEQTDFIMSKTLA comes from the coding sequence ATGACAGTAAAAATTACAAAATGCTTCCGTGAAGATTTGCAGAAACTCCAAGAGATCAGTATCGAAACATTTCAAGATACATTTCAAGATCAGAATACACCCGAGAATATGAAGGTATATTTGGAAAAAGCATTTCACTCGGAGCAGCTGGAAAGGGAGTTATCCAATCATGCATCCGAGGTTTATTTCATTTATTTTAACGAAGAACTCGCTGGTTACTTAAAGGTCAATGTAAATGATGCGCAATCCGAGAAAATGGGGGAAGAGTTTCTTGAGATTGAGAGGATTTATATCAAAGGCGAATACCAAAATCATGGGCTTGGTAAGCATCTGCTGAATAAAGCGATGGAAGTAGCGAATGACAAGAACAAAAGCAAAATTTGGCTAGGAGTATGGGAAAAAAACAGGAATGCAATCGCTTTTTATAACAAGATGGGATTTATTCAAACAGGTGCCCACTCCTTTTATATGGGTGATGAAGAGCAAACTGATTTTATTATGAGCAAAACGCTCGCATAA
- a CDS encoding AraC family transcriptional regulator gives MNIPKGTYGFRFADDPELQLCILFAAGCDSISTPSYHWDGLVRNDGPLLLFQYTLSGEGRYESETQRHRVTAGQAFLAEIPGPHRYYYHPESSEPWEFLFLLFRPNLILPHWRKFLREAGEVPFLPADCAPIKLLRLIVNDAAAGRISDPLIASSSVYQFMTELARLQITTLQNRNTWSDNVKRAAEFIEQNYSQMISIDQLAEHVSLSKYHLIRRFSASTGLTPVAYLTRIRIEKAMALLRGTELSIEAIAERIGYSSGSYFIKAFRTMTGLTPGEFRSGGESLAYRKLFFD, from the coding sequence ATGAACATCCCCAAAGGTACATATGGCTTTCGATTCGCTGATGATCCCGAACTGCAATTGTGCATATTATTTGCGGCAGGTTGTGATTCCATCAGCACTCCTTCTTATCATTGGGACGGGTTGGTGCGAAATGACGGGCCGCTCCTTCTTTTTCAGTACACACTTTCTGGCGAAGGTAGGTATGAATCAGAAACACAGAGGCACCGGGTCACTGCGGGACAAGCTTTTCTCGCGGAAATTCCTGGACCCCATCGCTATTATTATCACCCTGAGTCCAGTGAGCCGTGGGAATTTCTATTTTTGCTCTTCCGGCCGAATCTGATTCTGCCTCATTGGCGCAAATTTTTACGCGAAGCAGGGGAAGTCCCATTTCTCCCAGCAGATTGTGCACCTATAAAGTTGTTACGATTGATTGTGAACGATGCAGCGGCTGGCCGGATCTCCGATCCCTTGATCGCCTCTTCTTCGGTATATCAATTCATGACCGAGCTGGCCAGATTACAGATCACGACTCTGCAGAACAGGAACACCTGGTCAGATAACGTCAAGCGTGCAGCTGAATTTATAGAGCAAAATTATTCACAAATGATTAGTATTGATCAGTTAGCCGAACATGTCTCTTTGTCCAAATATCATCTGATTCGACGTTTCTCGGCCAGCACGGGATTAACTCCCGTTGCTTATCTAACTCGTATTCGCATTGAGAAGGCCATGGCACTGCTTCGGGGGACCGAACTTAGCATTGAAGCGATTGCCGAGCGAATCGGGTATTCCAGTGGAAGTTATTTTATAAAAGCTTTTCGAACCATGACCGGACTTACACCAGGCGAATTCCGCAGCGGAGGCGAGAGCCTCGCTTATCGCAAGTTGTTCTTTGATTAA
- a CDS encoding glycoside hydrolase family 27 protein, which yields MNHKLAAPTPPLGWNSWDCYGAAVTEAEIRGNAEYMAEHLKSFGWNYITVDIQWYEPYANSSQYRPFVPLVMDEYSRLMPAENRFPSAEGGQGFKPLADYVHSLGLKFGIHIMRGIPRQAAHAASPILNTTATARDIAHTNSICPWNTDMYGVDASKEGAQAYYDSLFELYAEWGVDLVKVDDIAASRLYDTHQPEIELISKAIECCGRPMVLSLSPGPAPVEYSAFFADHANMWRVTDDFWDQWPLLLDMFDRCRTWQGIPQEGCWPDCDMLPLGHIGIRSVDGGGADRWTRFTRDEQLTMMSLWSIFRSPLIFGGELRDCDEWTLSLLTNREVLRMNQDSHGAKETLRQGNLIVWTAEAADQSRYAALFNVGDSELPLSLAVDHIGLTDYTSGTELWNETPAELTGGVLQTNVPPHGVRLYRFY from the coding sequence ATGAATCATAAGCTTGCAGCACCTACACCACCGCTTGGATGGAACAGCTGGGACTGCTACGGTGCAGCCGTAACGGAAGCAGAAATTCGCGGTAACGCGGAATACATGGCTGAACATCTCAAATCATTTGGCTGGAACTACATTACCGTCGATATTCAATGGTATGAGCCTTATGCAAACTCCTCTCAATACCGGCCCTTTGTTCCTTTGGTGATGGATGAATATTCCCGGCTTATGCCTGCCGAGAACCGCTTTCCCTCTGCTGAGGGCGGTCAAGGCTTCAAGCCATTAGCCGATTATGTACATAGCCTTGGATTAAAATTCGGCATTCACATCATGCGCGGTATTCCAAGACAGGCTGCGCATGCAGCTAGCCCGATTCTGAATACAACCGCAACAGCACGAGATATCGCACATACCAATTCCATCTGTCCATGGAATACAGATATGTATGGCGTTGATGCATCGAAGGAAGGTGCACAGGCCTATTACGATTCTCTTTTTGAACTCTACGCCGAGTGGGGCGTTGACTTGGTCAAGGTAGACGACATCGCTGCCTCCAGGCTGTATGATACCCATCAGCCTGAGATTGAGCTAATCTCCAAAGCCATTGAGTGCTGTGGCCGGCCCATGGTACTGAGTCTCTCTCCTGGTCCCGCTCCTGTGGAATACTCGGCGTTCTTCGCTGATCATGCCAACATGTGGCGGGTCACGGATGACTTCTGGGATCAATGGCCGCTTCTGCTGGATATGTTTGACCGCTGCCGAACTTGGCAAGGTATCCCGCAGGAAGGATGCTGGCCGGACTGCGACATGCTCCCACTCGGTCATATCGGAATCCGATCCGTTGACGGGGGCGGTGCGGATCGCTGGACCCGCTTCACCCGTGATGAGCAGCTGACGATGATGTCGCTCTGGAGCATTTTCCGATCTCCGCTCATTTTCGGCGGGGAGCTTCGCGACTGTGACGAATGGACTCTTTCCCTGTTAACCAACCGGGAAGTGTTGCGCATGAATCAGGATAGTCATGGAGCCAAGGAAACGCTTCGCCAAGGTAATCTCATTGTCTGGACAGCTGAAGCCGCTGATCAATCCCGTTACGCTGCACTATTCAATGTAGGTGATTCCGAGCTGCCCCTAAGTCTGGCTGTTGACCACATTGGTCTCACGGACTACACCTCCGGCACCGAGCTGTGGAATGAAACCCCAGCCGAACTTACAGGAGGCGTACTGCAGACAAATGTGCCTCCGCACGGCGTACGACTCTATCGTTTCTATTAA
- a CDS encoding carbohydrate ABC transporter permease, with translation MNSLILTVVSIVMQILIIPMAGYAIERRNAKWTNFVFLYFLAGMMIPFQAYMIPLFKELKMLGLYGSLAGPILVYIAGAIGFGCLLYTSFVKGIPKEIEEAAEIDGCSRYSIFWRIVFPLLGPVTASMIILNGLGIWNDFLMPMLVLPSGEPKTMVVEIYRYIGEFSSRWDMIFAGTALSVVPLLIVFVALQRYFVKGISAGATKG, from the coding sequence TTGAATAGTCTGATCCTGACCGTGGTCTCCATTGTGATGCAGATATTGATCATACCTATGGCAGGTTATGCCATTGAAAGGAGAAATGCCAAATGGACGAATTTTGTATTCCTCTACTTCCTGGCAGGAATGATGATTCCATTTCAGGCTTACATGATTCCGTTATTTAAAGAATTGAAAATGCTTGGCCTTTATGGCAGTCTCGCTGGTCCAATATTGGTTTATATCGCAGGTGCTATTGGATTTGGTTGCCTGTTGTATACCAGCTTTGTTAAAGGGATTCCCAAAGAAATCGAAGAAGCAGCGGAGATTGACGGCTGCAGTCGTTACAGCATTTTCTGGAGAATTGTATTCCCGCTGCTCGGACCGGTTACAGCCAGTATGATTATATTAAACGGCCTGGGCATCTGGAACGATTTTCTCATGCCAATGCTCGTTCTTCCTTCCGGTGAGCCCAAAACCATGGTTGTTGAAATTTACCGCTACATCGGTGAGTTCTCGTCCAGATGGGATATGATATTTGCTGGAACAGCCTTGTCGGTTGTACCCCTGCTGATTGTTTTCGTTGCCTTACAAAGATACTTTGTGAAGGGGATCTCTGCCGGAGCGACAAAAGGATAA